From Permianibacter aggregans, a single genomic window includes:
- a CDS encoding DUF456 domain-containing protein yields MELILWWSLVAVLILIGVAGMIFPILPNTTFLFAGMWLAAWLENYQHVGTGTLIVLGVLTALSFLVDYVAAALGVRRVKASRAAVIGATIGSLVGVVMGLWGLLIFPFIGAVLGELMGHRDHRRATEVGFAAWVGVMLGLAAKIAISFAMLGIFAFALYR; encoded by the coding sequence ATGGAATTGATCTTGTGGTGGTCGCTGGTCGCGGTGCTGATTTTGATTGGCGTCGCCGGCATGATTTTTCCGATTTTACCGAACACGACATTTTTGTTTGCCGGTATGTGGCTGGCCGCGTGGTTGGAGAATTATCAGCATGTTGGCACTGGCACATTGATCGTGCTCGGCGTGCTCACGGCATTATCATTTTTGGTCGATTATGTTGCGGCGGCGCTGGGCGTCAGGCGGGTGAAAGCTTCGCGCGCAGCGGTTATCGGCGCAACGATCGGATCGCTGGTCGGTGTAGTCATGGGGCTTTGGGGATTGTTGATCTTTCCCTTTATCGGCGCCGTGCTCGGTGAGTTGATGGGGCATCGCGATCATCGCCGTGCAACGGAAGTTGGCTTCGCCGCGTGGGTTGGCGTCATGCTCGGTTTGGCAGCAAAAATTGCCATTTCATTTGCGATGCTTGGCATATT